The proteins below are encoded in one region of Plutella xylostella chromosome Z, ilPluXylo3.1, whole genome shotgun sequence:
- the LOC105380545 gene encoding uncharacterized protein LOC105380545 isoform X3, whose protein sequence is MQKEKECQAREAEEVAQLDIELLHQRAIEAEEEQKREIAEAVEELRGMNTSWSHHRLCDLQRAARWRHSRPSIPDTSRPLRNHASVLKKACSAHLTKPESTQSIADSDGIFINLSRYRRSSRDDALSLAAAPAAAARSWRASTSDVSPSDPPEMQRAPSCPGCRAPIASLDCMDDFSANSQQMLDQAGETTVSRHMSTYLGNQTTMPSVVTPGLRYKNLGKSGLRVPNIGLGIWTLLTDDSSEDIVMTALENGINLFDLSEAHCARGEAELGRILKKRNVRRTSIIITTKIYWSTKNPNNRSDERGLSRKHIIESVKASLSRLQLEYIDVVLLHKVDPVCPMEELVRAMNFVINQGWVMYWGTARWSPTEIMDAYTNCRQFNCVTPIVEQTEYHMFCREKPELYMPELYHKIGVGVISSISPGMMAWSAITTGKGLGREEITGLFAKSRFNRKYSTFSWCEEDVAGTEVRSSGSKEQVTGEEIQRTYGDKLRDLSNLADSLNCSMSQLAVAWCLKNESVNCLLLGATSVDQFKENIHALQIVPQLTATVMTEIERLLGNKPARPPMVSTLAMRNQQNNSSTTVRVDMTGTATSETDPKPECSTSVEVVERGEDAVASGSGTAPAVAPAPAPAPAPAVAPAPLSVFYRSGATTSGTGTPKPEAVEAALEPEVATPSKEPGRAFCEIQ, encoded by the exons ATGCAAAAG GAAAAAGAATGTCAGGCCAGAGAAGCGGAGGAGGTGGCCCAGCTGGACATAGAGCTTCTGCATCAGAGGGCCATCGAGGCAGAGGAGGAGCAAAAACGGGAG ATAGCGGAGGCGGTGGAGGAGTTGCGCGGCATGAACACGTCATGGTCGCACCACCGGCTGTGCGACCTGCAgcgggcggcgcgctggcGACACAGCCGCCCCTCCATACCAGACACTTCGAGACCGCTCAGGAACCAT GCAAGCGTTCTGAAGAAGGCATGCAGCGCGCATCTCACAAAGCCGGAGTCCACACAGAGCATCGCAGACAGTGACGGAATATTTATCAATCTCTCACGGTACCGAAGATCTTCGCGAG ATGACGCGCTAAGcctggcggcggcgccggcggcggcggcgcggtcgTGGCGCGCGTCCACGAGTGACGTCAGCCCGAGCGACCCGCCCGAGATGCAGCGAGCACCGTCGTGCCCCGG ATGCCGAGCTCCAATCGCGTCCCTCGATTGTATGGACGATTTTAGTGCGAACTCACAACAGATGCTGGATCAAG CCGGCGAAACAACCGTATCTCGTCATATGTCTACGTACCTCGGAAACCAAACGACAATGCCGTCTGTGGTGACTCCGGGGCTCCGGTACAAGAACCTGGGCAAGTCGGGGCTGCGCGTGCCCAACATCGGCCTGGGGATATGGACGCTGCTCACGGACGACTCTTCCGAAGATATCGTCATGACCGCTCTCGAGAATGGCATCAACTTGTTTGACCTCTCTGAGGCACACTGtg CCAGGGGCGAAGCAGAACTAGGCAGGATTCTGAAAAAACGAAACGTAAGGAGGACCAGTATAATCATAACAACTAAAATATACTGGAGCACCAA GAATCCTAATAACAGGTCGGATGAGAGAGGCCTATCCCGTAAACACATCATTGAGAGTGTAAAAGCTTCCCTATCGAGGCTGCAACTGGAGTACATTGATGTGGTCTTGTTGCACAAGGTGGATCCAGTGTGTCCGATGGAAG AGCTAGTTCGTGCTATGAACTTCGTGATCAACCAAGGATGGGTCATGTACTGGGGAACTGCCCGCTGGTCTCCAACTGAG ATAATGGACGCGTACACAAACTGCAGACAGTTCAACTGCGTGACTCCGATCGTGGAACAGACCGAGTACCACATGTTCTGCCGCGAGAAGCCCGAGCTCTACATGCCCGAGCTGTACCACAAGATCGGCGTCG GTGTAATCTCTTCAATATCGCCAGGGATGATGGCTTGGTCCGCAATAACTACTGGCAAAGGCCTGGGTCGTGAGGAGATCACGGGTCTCTTTGCCAAGTCAAGGTTCAACAGAAAATATAGCACATTCAGTTGGTGCGAAGAAGACGTCGCAGGAACCGAA GTGCGAAGCTCAGGCAGTAAGGAGCAGGTGACTGGCGAGGAGATACAGCGCACATACGGAGACAAACTCAGAGATCTGTCTAACTTGGCAGATTCACTAA ATTGCTCCATGAGCCAACTGGCGGTGGCTTGGTGCCTGAAGAACGAGTCAGTAAACTGTCTCCTGCTGGGCGCCACCAGTGTCGACCAGTTCAAGGAAAACATACATGCTCTGCAG ATCGTCCCGCAGCTGACGGCCACCGTGATGACGGAGATTGAGCGTCTGCTGGGCAACAAGCCGGCGCGCCCGCCCATGGTGTCCACACTGGCCATGCGCAACCAGCAGAACAACAGCAGCACCACCGTCCGCGTCGACATGAC CGGAACGGCGACTTCTGAGACTGATCCGAAGCCCGAGTGCTCGACATCAGTCGAGGTAGTGGAGCGGGGCGAGGACGCGGTCGCGTCGGGCTCGGGCACGGCCCCCGCCgtcgcccccgcccccgctccCGCTCCCGCTCCCGCCGTCGCCCCCGCCCCTCTCTCCGTCTTCTACCGAAG TGGCGCGACCACATCGGGCACCGGGACTCCGAAGCCGGAGGCAGTCGAGGCGGCCCTTGAGCCCGAGGTGGCCACTCCCTCCAAGGAGCCCGGGCGGGCTTTTTGTGAGATCCAGTGA